The genome window CCCCTTCTCGGGCACCCGCGCGCCCAGCTGCCCCTCCCCCAGCTCGTGCGCGCTCTCCACCAGCCGCCGCGCGGGCCCGACCATCCGCACCCCGAGCCGGTCGGCCACCGCCACCGAGCCGACGATCAGCGCGAGGCCCACCCCGGCGAGCACCGCCCAGGCCGTCGCGACCCCGTTGCTCACCTCCGACTCGGGCACGAACACCTCGACGACCGCTATCTCGCCGGAGCTGAGCGCGGTGGGCTGGAGCAGGGTGGACCCGCCCGGCGCCTCCGTGGTGGAGGCCCGGCCCAGCTTCCGCACGGTCGCGATGTCCCCGTCGGAGGCGCGCTGCCGGCCCAGGTCGAGCGCGCCGGACCCGGCGCCGTCCGCCGGTATGTGCACCGCCATCCCGTCGTCCGACCCGGCCGAGGCGACGACCCGCTCCAGCTGCTCCCGGTCGGTGGTGATGGAGAGCGCCGGAGCGATCGCGGCGGCCTCCCGCTCGGCGTTGGAGAAGGCCCGGTCCCGTGCCATCTCCTTGATGACCAGCCCGAGCGGCACCGCGAAGGCCACCACGACCATCGCCGTCACCGCCAGGCACACCTTCACCAGCGCCCACCTCATGGCCGCACCCCCGCCCCCGGCGGCTCCAGCTTCACGCCGACGCCCCGAAGGGTGTGCAGATAGCGGGGCTTCGCCGCCGTCTCCCCCAACTTCCGCCGCAGCCACGACAGATGCACGTCGATGGTCTGGTCGTCCCCGTACGACTGCTGCCACACCTCCGCCAGCAGCTCCTTGCGCGGGACGACGACACCGGGCCGGCCGGCGAGGAAGGCGAGCAGGTCGAACTCCCGCCGGGTGAGGTCCAGTCGTACCCCGTCCAACTCGGCCTGGCGGCGCAGCGGATCGATCGCGAGGCCGCCGACGCGGATGACCGTGGACGGCGGCGTCTCACCGGACGAGGCACGGGAACGGCGCAGCACGGCGGCCATCCGGGCGGACAGATGCTCGACCGAGAACGGCTTGGTCAGATAGTCGTCCGCGCCCGCGTTCAGCAGCCGGACGATCTCCGACTCGTCGTCCCGGGCGGTCGCGATGATCACCGGGACGTCCGTGATGCCGCGCAGCATCTTCAGCGCCTCCGAGCCGTCGAGGTCGGGCAGCCCGAGGTCGAGGATGACCACGTCGAAACGGACGTGCGCGACCTCGCGCAGCGCCTCCAGGGCCGTACCGACGCTGCGCACGGTGTGTGCGGCGTCCGTCAGATGCCTGATCAGCGCCGAGCGTACGAACTGGTCGTCCTCGACCACGAGCACACTTGCCATGCGCCGCACCGTACGCCAAACGGGGCGGGCCGGTCGGGGCCTGTGGATAACTCACGCGACCCCGACGCGAACCCCTGCTCGACCCCGCCACGGCCACGACACCACTGGGGCCGGTGGGGCAGTATGGCCGCGATGCGCAGAGGACTCCTACACGTACTGGCATGGCTGCTCGCCACGGGCGCGGCGGTCACCTTGTCGTGGTGGGGCGTCCACACGGTGATGGCCGGCACGGCGTACGACCCGCCCCGCGCCCTCCCGATCACGGCCGCCGACTCCCGGGCCCAGGGGGCGCCCGCGCCGGTCACCGCGACACCGCTCCCGGAGCCGTCGAGAAGCGCGGCGGAACGGCAGGAGGGTGACGACGGCGAGCGGTCCCCGACCCTCTCCGGTCCCTCGCCGTCCCCGTCGAAGCCGTCCACACCCTCCAAGTCCGCGACGCCCGGCCCCGGTTCGGGCACCGGCGCGCCGGCGGGGTCGGCCGACTCGGGGGAGGTGAAGGCCTACGACACCGAGGGCGGCCGGGTGGTCCTCTCGCTCGCCGAGGACTACGCGACCCTCGTGTCGGCGACGCCCGGCTCGGGCTGGTCGATGCAGGTGTGGAAGACGGAGACCTGGATCCGGGTCGACTTCGCGGCCGGCGCGGACCGGGTGTCGGTCTTCTGCACCTGGCACGACAGCGCGCCCCAGGTGGACGTGCAGAACTTCTGACGCCCGGGGGCCCGCGACCTCAGCGGAACACCGACGGCGGCGGAGCCGGTGAGGCCACCGCCCCCGCGTCCGTCACCGGGACCGCGCCACCCGTGAAGTCGGTGAGCGCCCGGCCGTGTTCGACACGGCCGGGGTGCGGGTCGGAGGCGGCGCGGCGGGTCAACTCGGCGACGGGGAGCGGGTGGTCGGAGGCGACGAGAACCGCGTTGCCGAAGCGTCTGCCCCGCAGCACGGTGGGGTCGGCGACGAGCGCCAGCTCCGGGAAGACCACGGCGGCGGTGGCGATCTGGCCGCGCAGATGGGCCAGCGGCGGGCCGTCGGCGAGATTGGCGGCGTAGAGCCCGCCGGGCTTCACCACCCGCCGTACGTCCGTGAGGAACTCCGTCGACGTCAAGTGCGCCGGGGTGCGCGCCGCGCTGAACACATCCGCGATCACCAGGTCCGCCCACCCGTCGGGCACCTTGGCGAGCCCTTCGCGCGCGTCCGTCGACCGCACCCGTACCCGCGCGTTCGGGTCCAACGGCAGCTCCCGCCGGACCAGTTGGACGAGGGCCGCGTCGCGCTCGACGATCTGCTGGGTGGAGCGGGGGCGGGTGGCGGCGACGTAGCGGGCGAGGGTGAAGGCGCCCCCGCCGAGATGCACGGCGTGCACGGGCCGCCCGGCCGGGGCGACGAGATCGATCACATGCCCGAGCCGCCGCTGATACTCGAAGGACAGATACGCCGGGTCGTCGAGATCGACATGCGACTGCGGCGCCCCGTCGACCAGCAAGGTCCACGCCCGAGCCCGGTCCGGATCCGGCACCAGCTCGGCGAGACCCCCGTCGATCTCCTCGACCACGGCGTCAGCACCCTGCCCACGCCGCCCACGCCCCTGCTTCGACCTGCCCATGGGCCCATTATCGAACGGGGGGGCACCCTGGACGCGCCCTGAAGGGGCGCGGGGCCGTGACATATGCGGCTCCGCCGCGTGGGCGCGATCAGCTACGACGGGCCCGCAGCCGCAAACGAACGGAACCCCTACGGCGACGGGGCGCACCTCACCGACAGTTGTCCGCCGCCTCGATCAACCGCGCCGCCTCATCCAGCGCGGCACGAAGCACCGTCGGATCAGTCGCGAGGTCCGTCTCACCCGGCGGCAACAACCACCCCGCCCCCTCCGGAGGAGCCAGCACGGCCCCCCGCCCATCGCTCTGCGTACACGTACTCCCCGGCACGTCCCACGCGTCCGCCGTACCCGGCGGCACCAGAAATCCAAGAGTGTCGCACGCGTCGTCATGCAGAACGGGCCCGACCGTCATGACGGGCCCCACCGCGTCGACAGCGCCCCGGCGGAGGATGTCGACCGCCTCCAGCCCCTGCCGCGCGGGCACGGTCACCAGGTCGCATTCGGAACGGGGTTCGA of Streptomyces phaeolivaceus contains these proteins:
- a CDS encoding response regulator transcription factor, translating into MASVLVVEDDQFVRSALIRHLTDAAHTVRSVGTALEALREVAHVRFDVVILDLGLPDLDGSEALKMLRGITDVPVIIATARDDESEIVRLLNAGADDYLTKPFSVEHLSARMAAVLRRSRASSGETPPSTVIRVGGLAIDPLRRQAELDGVRLDLTRREFDLLAFLAGRPGVVVPRKELLAEVWQQSYGDDQTIDVHLSWLRRKLGETAAKPRYLHTLRGVGVKLEPPGAGVRP
- a CDS encoding spermidine synthase is translated as MGRSKQGRGRRGQGADAVVEEIDGGLAELVPDPDRARAWTLLVDGAPQSHVDLDDPAYLSFEYQRRLGHVIDLVAPAGRPVHAVHLGGGAFTLARYVAATRPRSTQQIVERDAALVQLVRRELPLDPNARVRVRSTDAREGLAKVPDGWADLVIADVFSAARTPAHLTSTEFLTDVRRVVKPGGLYAANLADGPPLAHLRGQIATAAVVFPELALVADPTVLRGRRFGNAVLVASDHPLPVAELTRRAASDPHPGRVEHGRALTDFTGGAVPVTDAGAVASPAPPPSVFR